CATGATGGTAGACTTTCCAGCACCATTAGGCCCTAAAAATCCATATACATGACCTTCATCGATTTCAAAGGAAATGTTATCAACAGCCTTGAAATCACCATAACATTTAGTTAAGTGGTCAACTGATATCATAATTAACCTCCTCTTACTTCTCTATAGTCACCATATTGAATTATACTACTGAATGCTGAAATGACGCTGAAAATTTATAAATAAGATTTAGGTTAATTAAAATGGATGATTAATTGCTATGTAAAACAAAAAAGGATGAAGCCCACAGTTTTGTGTTCTTCATCCCTTCCTTCAATTACTATTTATGCACACGGTAATTCTACATAAAAACAGTTGATACCATTGCTGCTCTCCAACCAAATCTTTCCTCGATGTCCAGTCACTATGCTCTCTGCAATAGGTAGCCCTAATCCAAAACTACCTGTTCTACTTCGAGCTTTATCCCCGCGATAAAATCGTTTGAATATGTTTTGAGCCTCCTCTGGAGAAATACTCTCTCCTTCATTTGCCACTGCTAATAAACAACGCCTTTTACCATGTTTTCTTAATGTCACCCAAGTAATACCTGCTTCTTTGGAATATTTTTGGGCATTATCCAGCAAAACATCTAATACCTGACAAAGCTGAGACGCTTCACCTTTAACTTTAATGTCTTTATCAACCTGAGATGTTAAGGTTAATCCTCTCTCGAAAAATACTGGTTCAAATGGAAGGAGTGTATTTGAAACTAACTTACTAAAATCCACAATATCAAAACTCTCTTTTAAATCCATGTTATCTGCTCTTGCAAGCTCCAACATTTTTTCAATTAAACTTCGCATTTGTCCAGACATGGTTAATATACTGTTTAAAAACTGTTGCTTACTATCTTCATCATATTCAGGGCTCTGTGCAAGCTCTGCATTCGTTATAATAACAGTCAATGGCGTTTTCAATTCATGAGAAGCATCTGCTACAAACTGACGTTGCTGCTTCCATGCCAAATCCACTGGTTTTACAGCCCATTTAGACAGCAAAACACTTATACCTAAAAACATGAAAAAGCTAAGTCCACCAATGATAAGACAGGATCTCATCATATTATTAAGTGTTGCACGTTCACTGGAAATATCTGAAAATACAAGGAAATAGCTAAGGGGAGTATCAAGACGATAATATCGCAAGTTATATTCTTCTATTACAGCAAATGTTTTAGGAGATCTAATAACTACATTTATAAGGTCATCCAAAAACTCCTTATCAGATAGGTCATAATATCCCCCTCCAGTTGCTAACAGTTCACCACGATGCCCAATTTGAATTATAAAATATGGTAACCGCACATCTTCCCCAAGCTCATTGGGAATTTCCAAACGAAAAGGCTGTCTAGCAATGTTCTGCATCATATTAATACTCTCAGCCTCAAGGTTAGCTTTTGTAAAATGATATACTAAACCTAAAATAACACAGAGCATGATAGTTACAATACTCATATTGATAATGACAAACTTAATTTGCAGCTTCTTAATCATTCTTGCTTACCTCCAAATAATATCCTAACCTACGTACTGTCTCGATTCGAACATTGGATCCAATATTAGCTAGTTTTTTTCGTAAAAACCCAATATATACTTCTACATGGTTTTCCACCGCATCAGTGTCATATCCCCATACTTTAGTAAGTATCATCTCTTTTGAAAGAATTTTCCCTTCAGCTTGAAAGAGGAAACGCATTATATCGAACTCCTTGCAAGAAAGGCGAACACTGTTCTCTCCACAAATTAGCATAGCAGATGAAAGATCCAAAGTCGTATTTCCAAATTTAATCTCATAAACTTGAGCGCCTTGCCTGCGTAATAACGCATTAATACAAGCTAATAATTCTCTTGTGTCAAAAGGCTTGGTTAGATAATAATCAGCACCAGAGTTCAATCCAGTGATGCGGTCTTCCAATTCTGATTTTGCGGTCAACATCAGTATGGGAGTTCCAATGCGCTTTGCACGGATTTTTCTAGTCACTTCATACCCATCCATTCTAGGCATCATAATATCTAGAATCAACAGATCATAGATTCCTAATTCTGCATACTCTTTTCCAGTTTCTCCATCATAAGCAACATCAACCTCAAAACCCTTTTTCGTCAACAGAGACTTAATAGAATCAGCCAGTAATTTTTCATCTTCAACAATCAGTATACGCAAGGTATTTCACCTCCAACACTTCTGTAATATCATAATACTACATAACTCTGAATTAAAGCTGAAATTTTATTAAGAGGATTAGGTGTTAGAAGGCACGATTTAATACCTGATATAGCTACTCGCTGAGTTATGAATCAAATAAACAAGCTGAAATCAAATACAGGCATTAGCTGGGCATAGCTTTTACCCTTGATTTCAGCTAAATATTAATGTATTGTGTGCTATTATCTTATTTATAAGCTTCATATGAAGAAATGAAAAAAGAACTAGAAAATAAAGGAATTTTCAATTTATAAATATTACTGATATAAACTATATCATATTTATGAGAAACCGTTGCTAAAAATCCTAATAATCTCTATTATAAAGTTCTATATAACAACTCTTGTTATATATCAAAGATCTCTTTTAATCTTTTAACTTTTTTTCTTCTGCCAAATTTAATAATCTCCATAAACGCACAGTATTTATCTATCATAAGCACAACAAAACTTTCTTTATATCTCGGTGGCTTTACAGTTAATGGCCACATATGCTTTTTAATAATGTCCTTTTCTATACTATTCAAGGAGAAAAATTTATCTGCATTTTGTAGAGCTATGTCCGGGTGAACAAATCCATGCAATCCTTTATAAGGTTTCTCAATGTGCCAGTCATACAAGTAAAAATCATGAAGCAACCCACCTCTAGCTGCTGATCGATAGTCCATGCCTAATTTCTTACATATTTTATAGCTTATATAAGACACATAAAGGCTATGTTCAAGACAGTTTACATCTCCATGGTGTTTGTAGTTCTTCATCGACCTTGTAATCTCATGACTAATCAAATCATTTATACAATCTTTGTATTCTTCCTCAAATTTAAAATCTGTTCTTATCTTAACTTTGATTCTATTAATTCCACCGTTTAAAATGCTCCTCACCTCTCGACTTAAAACACTTTCAATCGAGATTAAAAGACGAGGAAATGCAAGAAAAATTCTTTTGTATTTTATTATTATATCTTTATATTTACTCTCAGATAAATTTGCGTGATTTATAATTGCTTTTCTTAAATTTAACGTGCTAATTACTGACTTATAGGTATCAACAAGGAAATACACAGCCAATAAAGCTGTAATATATCTTTTAGCTGACACAGGTATTAAATAAATAAATTGTGTAATTAAGGGATGAACTACTTGTATCAACAAAAAAGCTAATAAGCCCCATAGTAGAGAATAACTCAAGCAAATATAACCCTTAAGATTCATCATATTATTACTATAATCCCACCATTTGGCATTAAATACTTTTTCTAATGCATAACCTGTGATAAATTCCAAAGCAGTAACCAATAAAGTAGAAATAACTATGCACATCAACAATGATATGTAATAATTACCGAACATATTCCCAATCCATGTTGAAGATTGAATAATCATAATTGCACCAAAACCATAGATTGGTGTAAATGGACCAATTAAAAATCCCCTATTAATGAATTTCTTTTGAGTTATACTAGCAAAAGCTGTTTCCATAATCCATCCCATAAATGAATATACTGTGAAATATAAAAATAAATCTACTACCATATTTGATTCTCCATCCCCTTTTTTTAGTTTTGCTCTAAAATTGATTACATGCTCATTATTGCTATTTCAATATCCCTTTATTATTCAAATAATATTTGCATGGCATCTAACGCTTCTGTCAATTCATCATCATTGTCAAGTAAAGCTTGGATTCCAGTACCAAACATTGAACCTATTATTAGTCTTGACAAGGATTTTGATGAATACCCTTTTAGTTTTTCCAATTTAGAATTGTTAAGAATATATTTTTCTATCATATCTGACAAATCCTTATATAAATCGCTTAGCAAATGGCTAAAAGTAGGTGACCAAAGGGCTAAACCTGAAAAATCATATAACAGCTTAAAAAATTTGGGATTGTATTGCAACATTTTTCTAAAATACTTAATCAATGATTTTGCTCTTTCCTTTGGTGATTCCTCTGCCTTTAAGGCTTCTTCTATCTCACGTAAATATTTATCGATCATCATTCTCACTACTTCTTTAAACAGCCCTTCTTTATTATTGAAATAATAATTTAGCTGACTTAATACAACACCTGCTTCGTTAGCAATATCTCTCATTGAAACATTCGCATATCCTCTATTCGATATACATTCAGAAGCAGCTAACAGTATTCTTTCAGGTTGGCTTTGTTTATTCATTTCAGAAGCCATAATAACCACCTCACAAATTAGGTCATACGTCCGATTTAATTTTATTTTAACTGTCTTATATTTTTCTGTCAAATATTATTTGTTTTGATGATTCTCTTTTTTCAAATAACTAAAACCCTCCCCCACAACCTCTACTGTTATGAATGCATAAGGGGCAATTTGACTTACATAGGTTTTTATTTTCATATATTCTCTTTTATCTACTATCGTATTTAAAACAAACTTTTTATCTTTTAAAAATCCACCATCAGCATAAAAAATTGTTGAACCTCACTCTAATGTATTTATAAATAAAATCATTAATTTCAAAACTTCTTTCACTTATTATGAAAATAT
This portion of the Tepidimicrobium xylanilyticum genome encodes:
- a CDS encoding DUF2179 domain-containing protein, which codes for MFYADGGFLKDKKFVLNTIVDKREYMKIKTYVSQIAPYAFITVEVVGEGFSYLKKENHQNK
- a CDS encoding response regulator transcription factor, with protein sequence MRILIVEDEKLLADSIKSLLTKKGFEVDVAYDGETGKEYAELGIYDLLILDIMMPRMDGYEVTRKIRAKRIGTPILMLTAKSELEDRITGLNSGADYYLTKPFDTRELLACINALLRRQGAQVYEIKFGNTTLDLSSAMLICGENSVRLSCKEFDIMRFLFQAEGKILSKEMILTKVWGYDTDAVENHVEVYIGFLRKKLANIGSNVRIETVRRLGYYLEVSKND
- a CDS encoding sensor histidine kinase; protein product: MIKKLQIKFVIINMSIVTIMLCVILGLVYHFTKANLEAESINMMQNIARQPFRLEIPNELGEDVRLPYFIIQIGHRGELLATGGGYYDLSDKEFLDDLINVVIRSPKTFAVIEEYNLRYYRLDTPLSYFLVFSDISSERATLNNMMRSCLIIGGLSFFMFLGISVLLSKWAVKPVDLAWKQQRQFVADASHELKTPLTVIITNAELAQSPEYDEDSKQQFLNSILTMSGQMRSLIEKMLELARADNMDLKESFDIVDFSKLVSNTLLPFEPVFFERGLTLTSQVDKDIKVKGEASQLCQVLDVLLDNAQKYSKEAGITWVTLRKHGKRRCLLAVANEGESISPEEAQNIFKRFYRGDKARSRTGSFGLGLPIAESIVTGHRGKIWLESSNGINCFYVELPCA
- a CDS encoding putative ABC transporter permease; the encoded protein is MVVDLFLYFTVYSFMGWIMETAFASITQKKFINRGFLIGPFTPIYGFGAIMIIQSSTWIGNMFGNYYISLLMCIVISTLLVTALEFITGYALEKVFNAKWWDYSNNMMNLKGYICLSYSLLWGLLAFLLIQVVHPLITQFIYLIPVSAKRYITALLAVYFLVDTYKSVISTLNLRKAIINHANLSESKYKDIIIKYKRIFLAFPRLLISIESVLSREVRSILNGGINRIKVKIRTDFKFEEEYKDCINDLISHEITRSMKNYKHHGDVNCLEHSLYVSYISYKICKKLGMDYRSAARGGLLHDFYLYDWHIEKPYKGLHGFVHPDIALQNADKFFSLNSIEKDIIKKHMWPLTVKPPRYKESFVVLMIDKYCAFMEIIKFGRRKKVKRLKEIFDI
- a CDS encoding TetR/AcrR family transcriptional regulator, with the translated sequence MASEMNKQSQPERILLAASECISNRGYANVSMRDIANEAGVVLSQLNYYFNNKEGLFKEVVRMMIDKYLREIEEALKAEESPKERAKSLIKYFRKMLQYNPKFFKLLYDFSGLALWSPTFSHLLSDLYKDLSDMIEKYILNNSKLEKLKGYSSKSLSRLIIGSMFGTGIQALLDNDDELTEALDAMQILFE